One window from the genome of Leuconostoc suionicum encodes:
- a CDS encoding IS30 family transposase encodes MSSSLSAHERSVIETMIKLNHSTREIARFLKRSPATITYELNRIKPYNAQQAHHLAQCNRHKHGRHPTLTPEISAFLNHHIGILKWSPETAAHVLGIAFKTIYNWIHHGLLKIKLSDLPDKGIRRKRQSDGRRRVFAHGRSIEKRPKAVQLRQEFGHFEVDTMQSGKTRGDVLVTITERLSRQHIMRHVSGRNSQAVTPAIIRFFKGIKNAKSITVDHGREFAKYDEIEEQLGIPMYFAHPYSPEERGSNEVLNRYVRRFIPKERKIETISQKELDQINHWINARPMKTLNWQSPRKVFQKHAVFG; translated from the coding sequence ATGTCTTCTAGTTTATCAGCTCACGAACGTTCTGTCATTGAAACAATGATCAAACTTAATCATTCAACTCGAGAAATAGCCCGTTTCTTAAAGCGTTCTCCTGCAACTATTACCTACGAGTTAAATCGAATTAAACCATACAATGCACAACAGGCTCATCATTTAGCCCAGTGTAATCGGCACAAACACGGTCGCCATCCGACCCTAACACCTGAAATATCAGCTTTTTTGAACCATCACATTGGTATCTTGAAGTGGTCACCAGAAACGGCTGCTCATGTATTGGGCATTGCTTTCAAGACCATCTACAACTGGATTCATCATGGTTTGCTTAAAATTAAGTTATCAGATTTACCTGATAAAGGTATTCGACGTAAACGTCAATCTGACGGCCGTAGACGTGTTTTTGCTCATGGCCGTTCAATTGAAAAACGACCAAAAGCTGTCCAATTAAGACAAGAATTTGGTCATTTTGAAGTTGATACGATGCAATCTGGTAAAACACGTGGCGATGTTTTAGTGACCATCACAGAACGATTGAGTCGACAACATATCATGAGACATGTCAGTGGGCGCAATAGTCAGGCAGTGACACCAGCTATTATTAGGTTTTTCAAGGGTATAAAAAATGCTAAATCAATTACAGTTGATCACGGTCGAGAGTTTGCAAAATATGATGAAATAGAAGAACAGCTAGGCATACCGATGTATTTTGCACACCCATATTCACCAGAAGAACGTGGTAGTAATGAAGTGCTAAATCGATATGTCCGTCGTTTTATCCCAAAAGAACGCAAAATTGAAACCATCAGTCAGAAAGAATTAGATCAAATTAATCATTGGATTAATGCCAGGCCAATGAAAACGCTCAACTGGCAATCACCACGAAAAGTCTTTCAGAAACATGCGGTGTTCGGATGA
- a CDS encoding HIT family protein: protein MIEEGTNPYFVAELETGYIVIGDHQYFEGYTLFLSKKHVTELHHLQTDFKHKFLEEMCLVNEAVALAFDAEKMNCELLGNGDAHVHWHLFPRHKNDTPTPGPVWWLNRKIMFNENNCPTQEKLTQLRNKLSRELKKLQKISSS from the coding sequence ATGATTGAAGAAGGCACTAATCCCTACTTTGTTGCTGAACTAGAAACAGGGTATATTGTTATTGGTGATCATCAATATTTTGAAGGATATACTTTGTTTTTGTCTAAAAAACACGTAACCGAGCTACATCATTTACAAACAGATTTCAAGCACAAATTTTTGGAAGAAATGTGTCTCGTTAACGAAGCCGTTGCGTTAGCTTTTGACGCTGAAAAAATGAATTGTGAACTACTTGGTAACGGCGACGCACACGTCCATTGGCACTTATTCCCTAGACACAAAAATGATACGCCAACACCTGGGCCAGTTTGGTGGTTAAACAGGAAAATCATGTTCAACGAAAACAACTGCCCAACACAAGAAAAACTTACGCAACTAAGAAACAAGCTATCTAGGGAATTAAAAAAATTACAAAAAATTAGTTCTTCGTAA
- a CDS encoding DUF2000 domain-containing protein: MENFAKKEKLKMKMKCVVIVDPELPIGLVANTASILGCSLGKAHPEINGEDTFDKNDQFYPGIVNIPIPILKADSNKINEIHRQANQYEGIEVISFVDVAQRVNNYEEYKAKLKQSTDADLNFLGICLYGSEKKVNHFSGSLPMLR; this comes from the coding sequence ATGGAAAATTTTGCAAAGAAGGAAAAATTAAAAATGAAAATGAAGTGTGTTGTAATAGTCGATCCTGAACTGCCAATTGGTCTTGTTGCCAATACAGCAAGCATATTAGGTTGTTCATTAGGGAAAGCGCATCCTGAAATCAACGGAGAAGATACTTTTGATAAAAATGATCAATTTTACCCTGGTATTGTTAATATCCCGATTCCTATTTTAAAAGCTGATTCAAATAAAATTAACGAAATTCACCGTCAAGCAAACCAGTATGAAGGAATTGAGGTTATTTCGTTTGTGGACGTAGCACAACGAGTCAATAATTATGAAGAATATAAAGCAAAGCTCAAGCAGAGTACAGATGCGGATCTTAACTTTTTGGGAATTTGTTTATATGGCAGTGAAAAGAAAGTCAATCATTTTAGCGGCAGCTTACCAATGTTAAGATAA